The window CGCGATCGCGGTGTTGAACTTCTGGATCACGGCGTCGGTGATGTCGACGCCCGGGTCCGCATGGAGCAGGCCGCTCTGGAACTTGTTGAAGACGAGGCTGTAGCCCAGCTCCTTCGAGACCGCCTCGATGACCGGGAGGACCCTGCGCTCGAGCTCGCCGAGCTCCTTGCGCTGGAGCTCCTCGAGCTCGCGCTGGGCGTCGTCCTGGAAGCGCTTGAGGTCCAGAGCCTTGGCCTGGTAGTCCTTCTGGATCTTCTCCATGGCCTCTTCGGAAAGCGACTTGCCCTGGTCCTGGATCTTCTTCTCGAGGTCCCGCAGGTCGGTCTGGCGCTTCACGAGGTCTTCCTGCTTGGCCGACTGGATCTTCTGGATCCGGGCGAGGCTCTCCTTGCCGACGGCAGACTCCTGGACGATGCGCTGGACTTCGATGACGCCCACCTTCTGGGCCGTGGCAGGGAGGGCGAGCAGAGCGGCCGCAGCGACCGCGCCCGCGACGATCAACCGGTTCCCGATCATCTACGTGACTCCTTTTTTCGTGACTGGCGCTGCCGGAGACCCTCCGGCGGGCGCGCGATTCTACTGTACGTGGCCCTCGCGGGGGGGCCGGCCGGGACTCACGGGGGAACCCGGCGGTCCGGGTGCCCCCGATCATTCCAAGCGAGCGCAGCGAGCTGCCTTCCCGCGTGGAGGGGGTAGAGGGGGAACCCGGCGGTCCGGGTGCCCCCTCTAGAAGGTCGTCCCGATAGAGAACTGGAAGTCGCTGCGCTTCTCCTGCCCGCCCGCCAGGGGAACGCCGTTCTGGCCCCTGATGGTCTTCGGGTCCAGGTTGATGCCGTAGATGAAGCGCAGCGGCGCCTGGAAGATCGGCAGGAACATCCGGAGCTCGACGCCCGCGGAGGCGCGCATCTTGAACGGGTTGAACGTCTGGCCCTCGAGCCAGGCGTTCCCCGCGTCGAAGAAGAGGACGAACTTCAGCGGTCCGGCGACGTAGTAGACCGCTTCCAGGTTCATGACGAGGTACCGGTCGCCTCCGAGGAGGGCCCCCTGCTCGTTGAAGAAAGCCTGGTCGTTCTCGTCGAGCGGGTAGATCGACCCGTACCCGAACCCGCGGACAGAACGGTCGCCGCCGATCCGGAAGCGCTCGAAGATGGGGATGGGCTGGCCGTCGTAGGGCCGGACGAGCCCGCCTTCCACGTTCACGGCCAGGTGCGACTTGCGGTTGACGTTGTAGTAGATGGTCCCGTTGCCGACCGGCTTGACGTACGAGAAGTCGCCCCCCAGGACTCCGCCGGCCACGGTCATCGACAGGCCGAAACGCCGTCCGCGCGTCGGGTCGAACGGGTCGTTCCGGCTGTCGTACCGGTACCCCGGCGCCACGGCAGACGTCCGCCCGATGTAATCGGCGTAGGCGGCGGGCGGGATGCCCGATCCGGGCGGCGGCGGCGCCGGGAAGACCTCGTAGCGGCTCTTCGTGTCGGTGTAGCTGTAGAAGAACGAGAGCCCGTCGAAGAGGCCCAGCCCGAGACCGAGCGAGGCGTTGAGACCCTTGGACTGCTGGTCGACGTCCGCGTATTCGAGGGAGCGGTTGAAGATGGACCCGCCGATCGACATCCGCTTGTCGAGGAACCACGGCTCGACGAACGACAGGTCGAAGTAGTTCGAGTAGCCGCCGCGCTGGAACTGGATACCGATGGTGTCGCCGCGGCCCAGGAAATTGCGCGTGGAGAACTGGAACTGCCCGAAGATCCCGTCGAGCTGGGAGTAGCCGGCACCGAACTGGATCTCGTTCCGGTTCGTGTCGAGCCCCTTGATCGTGACGTCGACGGCTTTCTTCTCCGCGTCCACCCGGAACTCCGGGTCCTCCTCGATCTTGAAGTAGCCGAGCTGCGTGATCTTGAAGAGCCCCTTCTTGAACGACTCCATGTCGAGGACGTCGCCCTCGAAGAGCTGAAGCTCCCGCCTCAGGACCTTGTCCTTCGTCGTCTTGTTCCCCGTGAACTCGACCCGCCCGACCCGGAACTGGTCGCCCTCCGTGACGCGGACCGTGACGTCGACGAGGTTCCCCTTGCCCGGCCGTTCGACGTACTCGGGATTCATGAAGGCGTAGATGTAGCCCCGGCCCCGGTAGATCTCGTCGAGCGTCTTCATCCCGTCCACGAGGACGGCGCGGTTGAGCGGCTTGCCCGCCTCCCAGTTGAAGAACCTGAGGAGACGTTCGGGCGGAAAGACGGTCGTACCCTCGATCTTCAGGTCGCCGAAGTAGTACCGCTCTCCCTCCACGAGGGGAATCTGGATCCTCGCGCGCCTCTTGACCTTGTCCGGGCGCTTCTCCTGAGGATTGACGACGAACGTCTCGATCAGCGGGTCCTTGACGACGACGTCCTTGTAGCCGGCGTTCTGGTAGACCGTCTTGATCGACTCGATGTCTTCCTCGTAGCTCGTCTGGTTGTAGACGTCCTTCGAGTCCCAGAACTGGTAGAAGTTCGACTCCCGGGTCTTCTTCATCGCGCGGGAGAGGCGGCCGTTCGAGATGACGGTGTTCCCGGTGAAGTCGATCGATTCGATCTTGATCTTGTCGCCCTCGTCGACGAGGAAGACCACGCGGCGCCCGTTGTCGCCCATCGGCTCGATGGCCGTATCGACGACCGCGGACCGGAAGCCCTCGGCGCGGTACGCGTCGATGAGGACGGACTTCCCCTTCGAGACGTCACGGAGGGAGACGGGCGCGCCGACCCGGATCTCGACCTTCCCTTCCTTCAGCTTGTCCTTGAGCTGGGAAGTCGTCAGTTTCTTGTTGCCGCGAAACTCCAGGTCGTCGACCCGCGGCCGCTCCACGACGACGGCGACGAGTCTCACCCCCCCGGGCGCCTGTTCCTTCTCGATGCTCAGATCCTCGAAAAGGCCCGAATCCCAGAGCTTCTGGAACGAGCGGCGGATCCGTTCGGTGTCGTACGGGTCACCGACCTTCACGCCGAGGTAGAAGCCGATGGTCTCGGCAGTGACGGTCTTGCCACCCCGGACGACGATCTCGACGATCCCCTCCGAGGCGCCGGCGGCGGCGTTCAGGGTGGGGGTGGACGGGAGGGCCCCGGCGAGGGGCGACGCCGACGGCGCGAGCCCGCCCGGCCTCAGATCGAGCGTGGCCGGTGGCGGCGTGGGAGCCGGAGTCGGGGTAGGGTCAGTCTGCGCGAGGGCCGTTCCCGCGAAGGCGAGCAGGCCCGCCAGCGCCAGAACGGCGGTTCGGAGGCGGCAGGACGACGCAGAGCCGATGGCCGGAGCCGGCCCGGGCCGGGTCGGCTCGGCCAGGACGGGGTCTCCCGTCACGTGCCTTGCCGCCCGGGCACAACCGCAGCCGACGAGCGGACGAGAACCTTCAGGTCGTTGTCGATCACTGTCACTTCGAGGCACTCGAGCTGCTCCCGGGCGCCGATAAGCAATTCGGATACCGCATCCTCCACGTGTCGCTGGATCGTCCGCCTGAGCGGCCGTGCTCCCGAGTGGGCGTCCTGCCCCGACATCGAGAGGAGCCAGTCCACGGCCATCTGGTCTGCCACGAGCTCGAGGCCGCGATGCTTCAGCGTCTCAGCAACGTCGTCGAGCAGGAGACGGCAGATCGCCCTGAGGTTCTCCGTCGAGAGCGGGTTGAAGACGATGACCTCGTCGAGCCGGTTCGTGAACTCGGGCGAGAACTCCCGCCGGAGCTCCTTGAGGACCATCTCCTCGACCTCGCGCGCCGGAGGGGCGTTCTTGCCGTCGCCGAAGCCCACCCGCGCCTGGTTGACCAGGAACTTCGTCCCGATGTTGGACGTCATGATGATGAGCGTGTTCTTGAAGTCGACCGTGTTCCCGTAGGCGTCGGTCAGCTGGCCGTCCTCCAGTATCTGCAGGAGGAGGTTCGCGATGTCGGGGTGGGCCTTCTCGATCTCGTCGAGGAGGATGACGGAGTAGGGCTGCCTGCGGATGCGCTCCGTGAGCTGCCCGCCTTCCTCGTGCCCGACGTAGCCTGGCGGAGAGCCGATGAGCTTGGACACCGCGTGCTTCTCCATGTACTCCGACATGTCGAAGCGGACGAGCGACTTCTGGTGGTCGAACAGGAACTCCGCGATGCGGCGGGCGACCTCGGTCTTCCCGACGCCCGATGGCCCCAGGAAGATGAAGGACCCCATCGGACGGTTCGGGTTCTTGACGCCGAGGCGGGAGCGCCGGATGGCCCTGGAGATGGAGTCGATGGCCCGGTCCTGGCCGATGACGCGCTTCTTGAGCGTCGCCTCCATGTTGAGGAGCTTCTCGGCCTCCTCGACCTGGATCGACGTGACCGGGATCCCGGTCCAGCTCGCGATGATCTCCTCGATGTCTCCGCGGACGACCTCGACGAAGGAGCTCTCGTCGAGCTGCGCGCCGCGCGTCCGCTCGATCTCCTCCTTGATCTCGACCTCGCGCTCGCGGAGCGAGACCGCGCGTTCGAAGTCCTTCTCGGAGATCGCCTTCTTCATCTCCTTGACGATCTGGCGGGCCTCGTTCTCGAGCCGGCGCAGGTTCTGGGTGTCCGCCGTCATCCGCAGCTTGACCTTGGCGCCGGCCTCGTCGAGGAGGTCGATCGCCTTGTCGGGGAAGAAGCGGTCGGGGATGTAGCGGCTCGACTGGTAGACCGCGGCCTTCACGGCGTCGGGCGAGTAGCGGACCCGGTGGAACCGCTCGTAGCGCTCGCGGATTCCCTCGAGGATCTGGAGGGTCTCCTCCTCGTCCGGCGGGTTCACGGTGACGGCCTGGAACCGCCGGAGGAGCGACCGGTCCTTCTCGATGTACTTGCGGTACTCCTTCATCGTCGTGGCGCCGATGCAGGCGATCTCGCCCCGCGAGAGCGCCGGCTTGAGGATGTTCGCCGCGTCGAGAGACCCCTCGGCCGACCCCGCCCCGATGAGGGAGTGGATCTCGTCGATGAAGATGATGAGGTCCTGGTTTTCCCGGAGCTCCTTCAGGATGCCCTTCAGGCGCTCCTCGAACTGGCCGCGGTACTTCGTCCCGGCCACGATGAGGGAGAGGTCCATCGCGAGGATCTTCTTGTTCGCCAGGAAGAGCGGGACCGCCCCCTCGATGATCCGCTGGGCGAGCCCCTCCACGATGGCCGTCTTCCCGACGCCGGGCTCGCCGAGGAGGATCGGGTTGTTCTTCGTCCGGCGCGAGAGGATCTGGATGATCCGCTCGACTTCCTTGTCACGCCCCACGAGCGGGTCGAAGGTCCCCTGGGCGGCGAGCGCCGTCAGGTCGCGCGCGTACTCGGCCAGGAACGGGAGCTCCTTCTTCTGCTTGGAGGCCTCGCGCTCCTTGATGAGGGCGATCGCCTCCTCCCGCACGCCGTAGAGGTTGAAGCCGTGCCCGGCGAGGAGCCGGGAGGCGACGCACGGGTCGACGCGGAGGATGCCGATCAGGAGGTGCTCCGTCCCGACGTAGGGGTGCATCATCGACTCCGCCTCGTGCGAGGCGTAGGCGAGGATCTTCTTCGACTCCTCCGACAGGGGGAGCTCCTGCGACGACGAAACGCGCTCGACGAAGACCCGGTCCCCCTCGATCTCGCGGCGGACGTCGTCCGGCTTCACGTTGAACCGGGAGAAGATCTCGCGCGTGACATCCTCCCCCTCTCGCAGGATGCCGAGGAGGATGTGCTCGGACTCGATGACCTTCGAGCCCAGCTTCGAGGCCTCGTACCGGGCGAAAAAGAGGGCGCGGCGGGCTTTCTCGTTGTACTTTTCGAACATGGCTCGACCTCGTCGGAGGCCGCTAGGGAAGCGGACTTCGACCGGCTCCGGATCGTAGCATACGGGGTGCCAGCGCTCCGGCCGCTCAGGAGGGCGTGAGGCCCCCCGGGGAGAGCGTCAGAACGGTGCCGCACCGGCCGGCGACTCCCGGGTCGTGGGTGACGAGGAGGAGGGCCCCGGCCCGCTCGCGCGCCGCGCCCAGCAGAAGGTCCAGGACGTCCGCTGCGTGCGCCGCGTCGAGGCTCCCGGTCGGCTCGTCGCAGAGGAGCAGCCGGGGGCGCCGGACGACGGCTCTCGCGATGGCGACGCGCTGCCGTTCTCCACCGGACAGGACCCGGGGAAGGCTCCCGGCCTGGCGAACGAGGCCGACCCTCGCGAGGAGCTCTCTGGCGGCCGCGCGCGCGGCGGCGTCCCCGATCCCCGCCAGGAAGAGAGGCAATGCGACGTTCTCCTCGGCCGTCAGCTCCGGCAGCAGGTGGTGCAGCTGAAACACGAACCCGACCGCCTCTCCCCGCCACTTCGCCTTCGGTTCCGGGGCGAGCGTCTCCCAGTCGCGGCCGTCGACGGCGACGCGCCCGGCGTCGGGGCGATCGAGGCCCGCGAGGAGGTGCAGGAGGGTCGACTTGCCGCAGCCCGAGGGGCCGACGATCGCGACGGCTTCTCCCGCCTCGAGGGTCAGCGAGAGGCCCGAGAAGAGCTCGAGGCGCGCCTCGCCCTCTCCGAAGCCGCGAGCGAGCGATTCGGCGACGAGAATCGCATCACCCGGCACGGAGCGCCTCCGTCACGTCGACGCGCGCGGCCATGCGGGCCGGCGCGAACGAAGAAAGGAACGACCAGGCGAGCGAGAAGGCGCCGACGGCCAGGAGGTCCCGCGGCGCGGGCCGGAACGGGACGTGCGCGAGCGCGAAGAGCTCGGCCGGGAGAGGGATGGCGTGGGTTGCGTCGAGGACGACGGCCAGGGACGTGCCCAGTACGAGGCCGGTGAGGGTGCCGACGGCCCCGAGGAGGAGACCGACGAGGAGAAAGACGCGGGAGAGGACGCCCGGCGAGGCGCCGAGGACCGTCAGGACGGCCGCGTCTCCACGGCGCGTCGCCGCCAGGACCGCCGACGTCGCCGCCAGGTTCAGGCCCGCCACGACGACGACGAGGAAGACGGTTGCGAAGATGGCGATCCTCTCGAGCCGGAGGGCGAGGAGCAGCGGGCGGTTCGCCTCCTGCCACGTCGTCGTCGCGGTCTGCGTCGCCCCGAGAGTCTCGCGCGCCCGGAAGGCCAGGTCCGCCGCCGTCGCCGGGTCCGCGAGCCGGAGCTCGAACCCCGTCGCGCCTCCCTCCGGAAGGCCGAATAGCCTTCGAGCCGCCTCGGCGGGCAGCACCGCTTCGGGCTGACGGCGCCCCGTCGCGGTCGCCCCGACCTCCCTCACGGAGAGAGTGACCGTCACGGGAACCGGTCCGAGCGGCGACAGCCGGGTGCGCGAGGAGACGATGGAGACGTCCTCTCCCGGGAGGACCGAGAGCTGCCGGGCCTGCGCCGGGTCGAGCCGGATCCCGTCGGCTTCGTCCCGGCCTGCCAGGATCGCCGGGACCGCCTGGCCGCGCGCGGTGATCCAGCCCCGTCCGCGGACGACCGGCGTGACCGAGACGACCCCCGGCAGGGAGGCGAGCCTCGCGGCAGCCCCTTCGGCGGCCGCGAAGTCGGCCCGGCCCGCGGGCGAGACGAGAACGTGGGGCGCCTCCTCGGCGAGCCTCGTGAGGACGTGGGTCTGGAATCCCGTGAGGAGCGCGAGGGACACGACGAGCGCCGCCACGCCGAGGACGAGCCCGACGAACGCCGCCGCCGCCACGACGCCGACCTGCGCGTCCCGCCGCGAAGCCAGGAGGTAGCGGCGGGCGAGGAGGAGCTCGATCAGCGGCCCGTCCCCTTCGGCCGCATGAGCGGGAAGAGGATGACGTCGCGTATCGAACGCGAGTTCGTGAAGAGCATGGCGAGGCGGTCGATGCCGACCCCCTCCCCCGCCGTCGGCGGCATCCCGTACGCGAGCGCCTCGACGTAGTCCTCGTCGTAGAGCATCGCCTCGTCGTCCCCCTTCGCCCTCTCGGCGACCTGCGCGCGGAACTTCTCGGCCTGCTCGTCGGGGTCGTTCAGCTCGGAGAAGCCGTTCGCCAGCTCCATCCGCCCCACGAAGAGCTCGAAGCGGTCGGCGGTCTTCGGGTCGTCGGGCCGGGTCTTGGCGAGAGGCGAGATCTCGGCCGGGTAGTCGACGACGAAGGTCGGCTGGAGGAGGTGCGGCTCCGCGAGAGTCTCGAAGAGCTCGGCGAGGAGCTTCCCCGGAACGTCGCCGAACCGTTCGATCGACTCGACGCCCGCGCGTACCGCCGCCGCCTTCAGCCCCGCGAGCGACTCGAGCTCCTCGGGCCGGATCGCACCGCCGGGAACGTCCCGGCCGTATTCGACGACGGCCGCCTTCATCGAGAGCCTCCGGAACGGCGCCTCGAAGGAGATCGTCTCCTCGCCCCAGGCGAGCTGGGTCGTCCCGAGGATCTCCTTCGCGGCGCCGGCGAGGAACTCCTCGGTGAGCGCCATCTGGTCGCGCGCGTCGGCATAGGCCGTGTAGAACTCGAGCATCGTGAACTCGGGGTTGTGCTGGGTCGAGATCCCCTCGTTGCGGAAGTTGCGGTTGATCTCGTAGACCTTCGGGAAGCCCCCCGTCACCAGCCGCTTGAGGTAGAGCTCCGGCGCGATGCGCAGGTAGAGGTCGACGTCGAGGGCGTTGTGGTGGGTCACGAACGGCCGCGCCGCGGCGCCCCCCGCGAGGAGCTGCATCATCGGCGTCTCGACCTCGAGGAAGCCGCGGGCGTCGAAGAAGCGCCTCAGGTAGGAGACCACCCGCGCGCGGATCTCGAACGTCCGGCGCGTCTCCTCGGAGACGATCAGGTCGACGTAGCGCTGCCGGTACTTGATCTCGACGTCGGTCAGCCCGTGCCACTTGTCGGGAAGCGGCCGGAGGCACTTGGCGAGGAAGACGAGGCCGTCGGCCTTCACCGAGAGCTCTCCCGTCCGGGTCCGGAACACGGTTCCCGTGACTCCGACGTGATCCCCGAGGTCGAGGTTCTCGAGGAGGGCCCAGCCGCCGTCGCCCACGCCGTCCTTCCTCACGTAGGCCTGGACGCGCGTCCTCCCGTCGGACAGGTCGAGGAAGACCGCCTTCCCCATCTTCCGGATGGCCATGATCCGGCCCGGCACGGCGAGGTGGCGGGCGGCCTCGGGCTCGGCCTCGAGGCCGGCGGCGTCGCTCCCGCCCCAGCGCTCGACGACGTCCGAGACGAGGTGAGTGGCCGGGAAGCGGTTCGGGTGGAGCGGGTGACCGAGGGTGGCGATCCGGTCGCGGGACGCCCTTCGGTTGACGACCTGCTCGGCGAGGCTTTGCTCTGGGTACTGGGTCTCTTCGGACATCGGGCGCCGATTCTCCGCGCGCCCTACCCCCGGGTCAAACCGCTTCGGCGGACCTGCGGTCCGGAGAGCCTACTCTCCGCCCGAGACGCGGGCGTTGTGGAGCAGCCAGAGACCGGAGAAGGCCCGCAGGAGACGGAAGCGGGAGCGGGTCAGCTCGTTCAGCCGCTCCGGTGGCCCTTCCGGCCCCGTCGCCTCGAGGGCCTGACGGAAACGGCGATCGAGATCCTGCGCCCGCCCGAGGCATTCGCCCGCCTTGTCGAGGTCGCCCGCGTCGGCCGGCTCGCCGGTCGGGGACTTCAAGCGCGTCGCGATGTCGTCCACGATGAGACGCAGGGCCGCCCCTTCGATATACAGGTCGTCGTTGGCGGCGTCTTCCCCGCTCGCTTCAGGCTCCTCCGCCTGGAGTCGCCGGGCGGACCGGACCTCCCAGGGTTCGAGGCGGAACCGTGCGAGCGCGGCGCCGTAGGCGGCCTGCCCCGACCCCGCTCCGCCCCGGAGCATGTCGATGGAGTAGAGGATCTTGGAGGCGCTCTCCCCCAGGAGGCCGTCCGTCAGGAACGCCGGAGGCTTTCGCGTCTCTTTCGGCGCCTCGGGTGGCGCAGCCACGGCGTCCCGCCCGGGGAAGAAGCCGCTGATCGTCTCCTTCGCCTCGGACAGGTCTTCTTCCTCAAGGGCTGGCAGGATCTCCGGGAGGGCCTCGCCGGCGGCGTCCCCGCTCACGTCGAGCCTCGTCATCAGCTGGTCGATTGCCTCGGCGAGGCGCGTCACCTGCCCGTGCCGGATCTCCCCCTCGTTACGGTTCTTGTCGAACTCGTCCTTGAACTGGCGGAACCTCCGGAACTCCTCGCGAAGGTCGGCGTCCGCGACCTCGGGTCGCCGCGAGAGCTCGCGCTCGATGTCGAGGAGGTGCTGGGACGACTCGAAAATCCGCCTCTCCTCGTTCCGGTAGAGGGACTGGAACCGGTTCTTGGCGGCGAGGTTCGCCTCCAGGATGGCCGAGAGGACGTTCTGGTCGTAGTACGCGGGGCCGAGCCTGTGCTTGACCGTCCTCAAGTTGTCGAGGATCTTCTTCTCCGTGAGGTCCTCGAAACGCTCGCACGCGTCGATGTCCTGGCGGATGAGACCGAGTGCCTTGACCGCCGCCGTCAGCTCCGCCGTCGGTGCCGGTGAACGGCGGACGAGCCCGAGGAGCGCCGCGAAGAGCTTCGTCAGCTCCTGGGGGAACCGGGGCAGGTAGCGGCCGTCGTCGAGGGACCGGCGGGCCCCGACGAGAGTGACGAGGAAGTCCATCTTGTCGAGGGCTTCCGGCGAGACCTGCCGCGAGTGGAAGTAGAAGCGGAGGATTGCCAGGAGGAGCTTCTCGTCCTCCGTCCTCACCTTCTCGAAGAAGCGCCGCACCCAGCTCGCGGCGATTCTCTCGTCGTCGGCCGAGAGCGCCCGGTAGACGATGTCGAGGCGGCCGTCGAGCTGGTTGATCTGGTCCATGACGACGGGCGGTGGCTGGACGTTCAGGATCGTCGTCACCGATCGGATCTGGTCGTAGAGCCCCTGGAAGTCGATCTGGTAGCCCGGCGTGTCGCCGAAGAAGGTCTTGTGCACCCCCTGGAGGAACTGGTGAAACGTCCAGAAGGTCTTGAACTTTTCGGTCAGCCTCGTATAGGCGTCGTGGAGGGTCTTCAGATCGACGATCGACGTGCTCAAGTTGAACCTCTCGGAGTTGCGCCTGCATTATAGTTTCGTCCCGTGATCGACCGCACACTCATTTCAGAGGAGCAGATCGGGACCCGGCTGGACGAGCTGGCAAAGGAGATCGACTCGGCCTACGCGGGCCGCGAGATCCTGGCCGTGGGAGTCCTCAAGGGCTCGGTCTTCTTCCTCACCGACCTCCTCAAGCGCCTTTCGACCCCCGTGGCCGTCGACTTCCTCCAGGTGAGGTCGTACTCGGGCACCGCTTCCACCGGGAACTTCGAGCTCGTTCGCGACGTCTCGTCCGACATCGCCGGCCGGGACGTCCTCATCTTCGAGGACATCGTCGACACGGGCCTGACGCTCCGCAAGCTCCTCGGCCTCCTCGGGACGCGCCAGCCGCGCTCCCTGAAGATCGCCGCGCTGCTGAAGAAGGACCTCCCCGAGAACGCGGACCTGCCCGTCGACTTCCTCGGATTCACGATCGGCCCCGAGTTCGTCGTCGGCTACGGCCTCGACCTGGACGAGAAGTACCGCAACCTCCCCTACATCGCCATCTGGGACCCGAGCAAATGAACGATATCCGCACCATCGCCGTCGAAAACGCCCCGAAGGCCATAGGTCCCTACGCCCAGGGGATCGTCGCCGGAGGATTCCTATTCACCGCCGGACAGGTCCCGCTCGACCCGGCCACGATGAAGCTCGTGTCCGGGACGATCGCCGAGGAGACGAACCGCGTCTTCGACAACCTCACGGCGATCCTCGCGGGAGCCGGCTGCCGCCTCGCCGACGTCGTGAAGACGACCGTCTTCCTGACGGACATGGGCAACTTCGCCGAGATGAACGGAGCCTACGCCGCCCGCTTCGGCGACCATCGACCCGCCCGCTCGACCGTCCAGGTCGGGGCGCTGCCGGGAGGCGGACGGGTCGAGATCGAACTGGTCGCGAAGGTCCCCGCCGCCTGAGCGCGGCGAGGTCGCCCGCCTTCAGTTCCCGGTCGAGATCTCGCGGAAGGCCGCGACGCACCGGTCGGCGTCGGCGTCGCCGACGTCGGCGTGCGTGACGAGGCGGATGGAGCTCCCACCCGCAGCCCCGGCGAGGAGGCCCCGCTCGCGCAGGCGGGAGAGCGCCTCCGGTGCCGTTCCGAAGACCCGCGGGTCGAGGTCCGCGATGAGGATGTTCGTCGGGAACGCCTCCGGTTCCAGCGAGACGCCCCGTATCCCCGCCAGCTCCCGCGCCAGCCTGGCGAGCCGGGCATGGTCCTCCGGCAGCCGGGCCCGCTCCTTGTCGAGCGCCACGAGCGCGGCGGCGGCGAGGACGCCCGCCTGCCGCATCCCGCCACCGAAGAGCTTCCTCACGCGCCGGGCCTCGGCGACGAACGCCTTCGAGCCGGCGACAGCGCTTCCGACCGGCGCCCGGAGCCCCTTCGAGAAGCAGACCATGACCGAGTCCAGGCCGTGCGCGAGCGAGGCTTCCGACACCCCGAGGGCGGCGGCCGCGTTCCAGAGCCGCGCGCCGTCCAGGTGGACGGCGAGGCCTCTCTTCCGCGCAAGGCCGAGGACCTCCTCGATCGCTGCGCGGGGCAGGACCGTGCCACCCGCGAAGTTGTGCGTGTTCTCGAGGCAGACGACCGACGTCCGCGGCAGGTAGTAGACCGACTCCGGACGGATCCAGGCTTCTATGCCGGCAACGGGCATTCGGCCGCCGGGCCCGGCGACCGGGCGCGGGAGGAGGCCGGAGAGCGCGGCCATCGCCCCCATCTCGTAGTGGAAGACGTGGCTG is drawn from Holophagales bacterium and contains these coding sequences:
- a CDS encoding aminotransferase class I/II-fold pyridoxal phosphate-dependent enzyme — its product is MSTVRFSDFRSDTVTQPTPAMRRAMAEAEVGDDVYGEDPTITRLEERTAEILGFESALFVPTGSMGNQIALRVHGRSGTEVIVEERSHVFHYEMGAMAALSGLLPRPVAGPGGRMPVAGIEAWIRPESVYYLPRTSVVCLENTHNFAGGTVLPRAAIEEVLGLARKRGLAVHLDGARLWNAAAALGVSEASLAHGLDSVMVCFSKGLRAPVGSAVAGSKAFVAEARRVRKLFGGGMRQAGVLAAAALVALDKERARLPEDHARLARLARELAGIRGVSLEPEAFPTNILIADLDPRVFGTAPEALSRLRERGLLAGAAGGSSIRLVTHADVGDADADRCVAAFREISTGN
- the hpt gene encoding hypoxanthine phosphoribosyltransferase translates to MIDRTLISEEQIGTRLDELAKEIDSAYAGREILAVGVLKGSVFFLTDLLKRLSTPVAVDFLQVRSYSGTASTGNFELVRDVSSDIAGRDVLIFEDIVDTGLTLRKLLGLLGTRQPRSLKIAALLKKDLPENADLPVDFLGFTIGPEFVVGYGLDLDEKYRNLPYIAIWDPSK
- a CDS encoding RidA family protein, translated to MNDIRTIAVENAPKAIGPYAQGIVAGGFLFTAGQVPLDPATMKLVSGTIAEETNRVFDNLTAILAGAGCRLADVVKTTVFLTDMGNFAEMNGAYAARFGDHRPARSTVQVGALPGGGRVEIELVAKVPAA